A DNA window from Roseovarius sp. Pro17 contains the following coding sequences:
- a CDS encoding FAD-dependent monooxygenase: MQGLNIAVIGAGIGGLAVARACALRGARVSVHEQTSEITEVGAGLQISPNGFAVLRGLGLGNLVRTAGLQARTVALHDYRRGPVVRLDLTRLEARDYWFLHRADLIGLLHRGAVDAGVDIQLGQRVDDPAALKVDLVIGADGLHSMVRKVLNGTLAPFFTRQVAWRAVVPHDGSRLGEARVHMAPHRHLVSYPLRGGRHLNLVAVEERADWSEESWSAEGDPGDLRARFADFGDAAQAMLERVERVGKWGLFRHPVAPVWGAGRIVLLGDAAHPTLPFMAQGASLALEDAWVLADTLARMPDLAAALDSYQASRQDRARRVVEAATGNAWKYHISSRPLRAAAHVALRLGGAVAPGRMMRQFDWIYGHDVTRGETI, encoded by the coding sequence ATGCAGGGCCTTAACATCGCCGTGATCGGCGCGGGTATCGGCGGGCTGGCGGTTGCGAGGGCCTGTGCGCTGCGCGGTGCGCGCGTTTCTGTGCACGAACAGACGTCAGAGATTACCGAAGTCGGCGCAGGGCTGCAAATCTCGCCCAACGGGTTTGCCGTTCTGCGCGGTCTCGGGCTGGGCAATCTGGTGCGGACGGCCGGCCTTCAGGCGCGTACGGTGGCGCTGCATGACTACCGGCGCGGCCCGGTAGTCCGGTTGGATCTGACGCGCCTTGAGGCGCGCGACTATTGGTTCCTGCATCGGGCGGATCTGATCGGCCTGTTGCATCGCGGCGCGGTTGACGCCGGAGTGGATATCCAATTGGGCCAGCGCGTCGACGATCCCGCCGCGCTAAAGGTGGATCTGGTTATTGGTGCTGATGGGCTGCATTCAATGGTCCGCAAGGTCCTGAACGGCACGCTCGCGCCCTTTTTCACCCGGCAGGTCGCGTGGCGCGCAGTCGTGCCTCATGACGGCAGCCGTTTGGGTGAGGCGCGCGTGCACATGGCCCCGCACCGGCATCTGGTTAGCTATCCTTTGCGCGGCGGCAGGCACCTGAACCTCGTCGCCGTTGAGGAGCGCGCCGACTGGTCGGAGGAAAGCTGGAGCGCCGAGGGCGATCCCGGTGATCTGCGCGCTCGCTTCGCCGACTTTGGTGACGCTGCGCAGGCGATGCTTGAAAGGGTCGAGCGCGTCGGAAAATGGGGTCTGTTCCGCCACCCGGTCGCGCCGGTGTGGGGGGCAGGGCGCATTGTGCTGCTCGGCGATGCGGCACATCCAACCTTGCCCTTCATGGCGCAGGGCGCGTCATTGGCCCTGGAGGATGCATGGGTGCTGGCGGATACATTGGCGCGTATGCCCGATCTTGCGGCAGCGTTGGATAGCTATCAGGCCTCGCGGCAGGATCGCGCGCGGCGCGTGGTCGAGGCAGCGACAGGAAACGCATGGAAGTATCACATTAGTTCCAGACCATTGCGCGCCGCAGCTCATGTGGCGCTGCGCCTAGGGGGGGCGGTTGCACCGGGTCGAATGATGCGCCAGTTTGACTGGATCTACGGTCACGATGTGACACGCGGCGAAACAATTTGA
- the dksA gene encoding RNA polymerase-binding protein DksA: MKSEVFLPDDYRPVDDEPFMNERQKEYFRRKLMGWREDLLAGSRDTIEALQDGTRAIPDVADRASEETDRALELRTRDRQRKLVAKIDQALRRLDEGEFGYCQMTGDPISLKRLDARPIATMTLEAQERHERREKVHRDD, translated from the coding sequence TTGAAATCCGAAGTTTTCCTACCCGATGATTATCGGCCCGTCGACGATGAACCCTTCATGAACGAGCGCCAGAAAGAATATTTTCGTCGCAAGCTGATGGGGTGGCGCGAAGATCTTTTGGCCGGTAGCCGCGACACGATAGAGGCGCTGCAGGACGGCACGCGCGCCATTCCCGACGTGGCGGATCGCGCTAGCGAGGAAACTGACCGCGCGCTGGAACTGCGCACCCGCGACCGCCAGCGCAAACTGGTCGCCAAGATCGATCAGGCGCTGCGCCGCTTGGACGAGGGCGAGTTTGGCTATTGCCAGATGACCGGTGATCCGATCAGCCTGAAACGGCTGGACGCGCGCCCCATCGCCACAATGACGCTGGAGGCCCAAGAGCGTCATGAGCGTCGCGAAAAGGTGCATCGCGACGATTGA
- a CDS encoding response regulator: protein MNTPRHELFCDQQDDPIKFLIVDDDEVSVMAIKRALKKLNIINPTFVAKDGQQALDILRGECGNDRLMPPYLVTLDLNMPRMDGFEFLEEIRKDVELERAVIFVLSTSDAPRDVAAAYDNNIAGYIVKDNLGDSFVKALDMIDAYTKVVELPR from the coding sequence ATGAATACGCCTCGGCACGAATTATTCTGCGACCAGCAGGACGATCCTATCAAATTCCTGATTGTTGATGATGACGAGGTCAGTGTGATGGCCATCAAACGTGCATTGAAGAAGCTCAACATCATCAATCCGACATTCGTCGCCAAGGATGGTCAGCAGGCGCTCGACATTCTGCGCGGCGAATGTGGAAATGATCGATTGATGCCACCCTATCTGGTTACGCTCGATCTCAACATGCCGCGCATGGACGGGTTTGAGTTTCTTGAGGAAATCCGTAAAGATGTCGAGCTTGAGCGCGCGGTGATCTTTGTGCTGTCGACCTCCGACGCCCCTAGGGATGTTGCGGCTGCGTATGACAACAATATTGCTGGATATATCGTGAAGGACAATCTGGGTGATAGCTTCGTAAAAGCACTCGATATGATTGATGCCTACACCAAAGTCGTTGAGCTGCCGCGGTAA
- a CDS encoding DEAD/DEAH box helicase, with translation MNLFEEMGLPPVLVRKLGQMGISEPTPIQSHAIPYALNGDDVMGLAQTGTGKTAAFGLPLIAQMMEADERPRPKTATSLILAPTRELANQIRETLLPLVMDTPMKINVVVGGSSINPQIKRLEKGTHILVATPGRLLDLIDRRALRLDATRFLVLDEADQMLDMGFIHDLRKIAALLAKERQTMLFSATMPKQMEEIAASYLTHPKRVQVSAPGKAADKVTQAVHFIAKAEKPSLLIELMAKHKDELALVFGRTKHGSDKLARKLESAGFQVAAIHGNKSQGQRERALKAFRDGQVKVLVATDVAARGLDIPDVKHVYNFDLPNVPENYIHRIGRTARAGKDGAAIAFCAPDEMGELKDIQKVMGLSIPVASGRAWEELPDPKAKQTRGGNGGGRRRGGGGGKPGGPGGSSAPSGTAPRRRRSGGGGRSQAA, from the coding sequence TTGAATTTGTTTGAAGAAATGGGCTTGCCGCCCGTATTGGTACGTAAGCTGGGCCAGATGGGTATCAGTGAGCCGACCCCGATCCAGTCGCATGCGATTCCCTATGCGCTGAATGGCGACGACGTCATGGGCCTCGCGCAGACCGGCACGGGCAAAACGGCGGCCTTCGGCCTGCCGCTGATCGCACAGATGATGGAGGCGGACGAGCGTCCGCGCCCGAAAACCGCAACCAGCCTGATCCTCGCGCCGACGCGCGAGCTGGCCAACCAGATCCGTGAGACGTTGTTGCCGCTGGTCATGGACACGCCGATGAAGATCAACGTCGTTGTCGGCGGTTCCTCAATCAATCCGCAGATCAAGCGGCTTGAGAAGGGCACGCACATTCTGGTGGCAACGCCGGGCCGACTGCTGGATCTGATCGACCGGCGCGCGCTACGCCTCGATGCGACCCGCTTTCTGGTGCTGGACGAGGCTGATCAGATGCTGGACATGGGTTTCATCCATGATTTGCGCAAGATTGCGGCCCTATTGGCCAAAGAGCGCCAGACAATGCTGTTCTCGGCCACCATGCCCAAGCAGATGGAAGAGATCGCGGCCAGCTACCTAACCCATCCCAAGCGCGTTCAGGTCAGCGCGCCGGGCAAGGCCGCAGACAAGGTCACGCAGGCCGTGCATTTCATCGCCAAGGCCGAAAAGCCGAGCCTGCTGATCGAGTTGATGGCCAAACACAAAGACGAGTTGGCGCTGGTATTCGGTCGCACGAAACACGGCTCGGACAAGCTGGCACGCAAGCTGGAAAGTGCTGGCTTTCAGGTCGCCGCAATCCACGGCAACAAAAGTCAGGGCCAGCGCGAGCGGGCGCTGAAGGCGTTCCGCGACGGTCAGGTCAAGGTTCTGGTGGCGACGGATGTCGCTGCGCGCGGCCTCGACATTCCGGACGTGAAGCATGTCTACAACTTTGACCTGCCGAACGTGCCGGAAAACTACATTCACCGTATTGGCCGCACGGCCCGTGCGGGCAAGGATGGTGCAGCCATCGCATTCTGCGCGCCCGACGAGATGGGCGAGCTGAAGGATATCCAGAAGGTGATGGGCCTCTCGATCCCCGTCGCATCTGGCCGCGCGTGGGAGGAACTACCCGACCCCAAGGCTAAGCAGACCCGTGGCGGCAATGGCGGCGGACGCCGTCGTGGTGGTGGCGGCGGCAAGCCGGGTGGGCCGGGTGGCAGCAGCGCGCCTTCAGGCACTGCGCCACGGCGTCGGCGCAGTGGCGGCGGGGGCCGTAGTCAGGCCGCATAG
- a CDS encoding Fur family transcriptional regulator, producing the protein MPDTITDRCEAHGLRMTGQRRIIAAVLEEADDHPDVDELYARASARDPKISIATVYRTVKLFEEAGILDKLEFGDGRARYEDAERGHHDHLIDLDTGGVIEFFDPEIERLQEKIAARLGYKLKGHKMELYGKPLKKM; encoded by the coding sequence ATGCCCGACACCATCACCGACCGCTGCGAGGCGCACGGCCTGCGCATGACCGGCCAGAGGCGTATCATCGCCGCCGTCCTCGAAGAGGCGGACGATCACCCTGATGTCGACGAGCTTTATGCCCGCGCTTCGGCGCGCGACCCCAAGATTTCCATCGCGACGGTCTATCGCACCGTCAAGCTGTTCGAGGAAGCCGGTATCCTTGACAAGCTGGAATTCGGCGACGGGCGCGCGCGCTACGAGGATGCCGAGCGGGGGCATCACGACCATCTGATCGACCTCGACACCGGGGGCGTGATCGAATTCTTCGATCCCGAGATCGAACGCCTGCAAGAAAAAATTGCGGCGCGGCTGGGCTACAAGCTGAAAGGTCACAAGATGGAACTTTACGGCAAGCCCCTTAAGAAAATGTGA
- a CDS encoding VWA domain-containing protein, giving the protein MFLPFFQALRGAGIPVSLREYLTFLEGMSAGLVTYDIEGFYYLARTSMVKDERMIDRFDRAFATAFEGLDAITPDDVLNAVDLPEDWLRRMAEKHLTPEEKAEIEALGGFEALMETLKQRLAEQQGRHQGGSKWIGTAGTSPFGAYGYNPEGIRIGQDKSRHQRAVKVWDRRDFANLDGDVQLGTRNIKMALRRLRQWARDGAHDELDLGGTIRATAQKGYLDVQTRPERRNAVKVLLFLDVGGSMDPHIKLVEDLFSAARSEFRQLEYFYFHNCLYEGVWRDNRRRWSEKIPTWDILNTYGSDYRCIFVGDAAMSPYEIAYPGGANEHWNEEAGQTWLTRARAQWPANLWVNPVPESRWPYTQSTQMIVQIFDGQMVPMTLEGLDRGMRALTR; this is encoded by the coding sequence ATGTTCTTGCCCTTCTTTCAAGCGCTGCGCGGTGCCGGCATCCCCGTCAGCCTGCGCGAATACCTGACATTTCTCGAAGGCATGTCTGCCGGCCTCGTCACCTACGACATCGAGGGGTTCTACTATCTCGCCCGCACCTCAATGGTTAAAGACGAGCGCATGATAGATCGCTTTGATCGCGCCTTCGCCACTGCTTTTGAGGGGCTGGACGCGATCACGCCCGACGATGTTCTGAACGCCGTCGATCTGCCAGAGGACTGGCTGCGCAGAATGGCGGAAAAGCACCTTACCCCCGAGGAGAAAGCCGAAATCGAGGCACTGGGCGGCTTCGAGGCGCTGATGGAGACACTCAAACAGCGCTTGGCAGAGCAGCAAGGCCGCCACCAAGGTGGCAGTAAATGGATCGGCACGGCGGGCACATCTCCCTTCGGCGCGTATGGATACAATCCCGAAGGGATCCGCATCGGTCAGGACAAATCGCGTCACCAGCGCGCGGTCAAGGTCTGGGATCGGCGCGACTTTGCCAATCTGGACGGCGACGTGCAACTGGGCACGCGCAATATCAAGATGGCCCTGCGCCGCCTGCGCCAATGGGCGCGCGATGGCGCCCATGACGAACTGGATCTCGGTGGCACCATCCGCGCCACGGCGCAAAAGGGTTATTTAGACGTCCAGACCCGGCCCGAACGGCGCAACGCAGTCAAAGTGCTGTTGTTTCTCGACGTCGGCGGCTCCATGGACCCGCATATCAAACTGGTCGAGGATCTCTTTTCAGCAGCGCGCTCGGAATTCCGGCAGCTTGAATATTTTTACTTTCATAACTGTCTCTACGAAGGCGTCTGGCGTGATAACCGCCGCCGCTGGAGCGAAAAAATTCCGACGTGGGATATCCTAAATACCTATGGCTCCGACTATCGCTGCATCTTCGTCGGTGACGCCGCGATGTCACCCTACGAGATCGCGTATCCCGGCGGCGCAAACGAGCATTGGAACGAGGAGGCAGGCCAGACATGGCTCACTCGCGCCCGCGCGCAATGGCCCGCAAATCTCTGGGTAAACCCCGTCCCCGAGTCCCGATGGCCCTACACCCAATCGACCCAGATGATCGTCCAGATTTTCGATGGTCAGATGGTTCCCATGACGCTCGAAGGCCTTGACCGCGGTATGCGCGCCCTCACCCGCTAG
- a CDS encoding protein adenylyltransferase SelO, protein MDIQIPFDNSYVRLPAEFFARQAPAPVSAPALIAVNRELADELGIVLGDGAELAQIFAGNLLPDGAEPIAQAYAGHQFGGFSPQLGDGRALLLGEVVDQQGTRRDIQLKGSGQTPFSRAGDGRAWLGPVLREYVLSEAMHALGIPTTRALAAVATGDLVYRQEGGLPGAVLTRVAASHLRVGTFQYFAARQNVDALRQLFDYARARHYPEAVTPGDLLRAVIERQAALVAKWMGVGFIHGVMNTDNTSISGETIDYGPCAFMDSFDPQTVYSSIDRNGRYSYANQAQVIVWNMAQLATALVPLMPDQDDAIAEFTEAVHAMPEIIEAEWLRVFGAKIGLAAPDEADRELIVDLLRVMHEGGADFTNTFRTLARGEAEGEFDDPAAFGAWYERWQLRLANEDGWRPRMDAVNPAIIPRNHRIEQMIASAVAGDYAPFHRLMDVLSRPYEDQLDAMELTQPPNPQEVVRQTFCGT, encoded by the coding sequence ATGGATATACAGATACCTTTTGACAACAGCTATGTGCGGTTGCCTGCGGAATTTTTCGCACGACAGGCGCCCGCGCCCGTCAGCGCCCCCGCCCTGATCGCGGTCAATCGCGAATTGGCGGATGAACTGGGGATTGTGCTGGGGGATGGCGCCGAACTGGCGCAGATCTTCGCTGGAAATTTGTTGCCCGATGGGGCCGAGCCAATTGCGCAGGCCTATGCAGGGCATCAGTTTGGGGGGTTTTCGCCGCAGCTGGGGGATGGGCGTGCGCTGCTGTTGGGCGAAGTCGTCGACCAGCAGGGGACGCGGCGAGATATCCAGCTAAAGGGTTCGGGACAGACACCTTTTTCACGCGCCGGAGACGGGCGCGCGTGGCTGGGGCCAGTGCTGCGCGAGTATGTGCTGAGTGAGGCGATGCACGCCCTCGGCATTCCGACCACCCGCGCGCTGGCGGCCGTGGCGACAGGCGATCTGGTCTATCGGCAGGAGGGTGGCCTGCCCGGTGCCGTTCTGACGCGCGTCGCCGCCAGCCATCTGCGGGTCGGCACGTTTCAGTATTTCGCCGCACGGCAAAATGTGGACGCGCTGCGCCAGCTCTTCGACTATGCACGTGCACGCCACTATCCCGAGGCCGTCACACCCGGCGATTTACTGCGCGCTGTTATTGAGCGGCAGGCGGCGCTGGTGGCAAAATGGATGGGTGTCGGATTTATCCATGGGGTGATGAACACCGACAACACGTCGATTTCTGGCGAGACGATAGACTACGGCCCATGCGCGTTCATGGACAGTTTTGATCCGCAAACCGTCTATAGCTCGATCGACCGCAATGGGCGATATTCCTATGCCAATCAGGCGCAGGTGATCGTGTGGAACATGGCGCAGCTTGCCACCGCGCTGGTGCCGCTGATGCCCGATCAGGATGATGCCATCGCGGAGTTCACCGAGGCCGTCCATGCAATGCCCGAGATTATTGAAGCCGAGTGGTTGCGTGTCTTTGGCGCCAAGATCGGCCTTGCGGCGCCCGACGAGGCGGACCGCGAGCTGATCGTCGATCTGCTGCGCGTGATGCACGAGGGTGGCGCGGACTTCACCAACACCTTCCGCACCCTCGCTCGCGGCGAGGCCGAGGGTGAGTTTGACGATCCCGCCGCGTTTGGCGCTTGGTATGAGCGTTGGCAATTGCGGTTGGCCAACGAAGATGGCTGGCGACCGCGTATGGACGCCGTCAATCCCGCGATCATCCCGCGCAATCACCGTATCGAACAGATGATCGCATCCGCCGTCGCCGGGGACTACGCCCCGTTTCACCGCCTGATGGACGTGCTGTCGCGTCCCTACGAAGATCAACTTGACGCGATGGAGTTGACGCAGCCCCCCAACCCGCAAGAGGTGGTACGCCAGACCTTTTGCGGCACCTGA
- a CDS encoding sodium:proton antiporter, with the protein MTILQITSLLIVLAGVFGAINYLVLKLPSSIGIMIVALAASFGLLGLDALAPGLGIADETRRIVKGIDFSDALLEGMLGLLLFAGALHVKMSDLRAQWLPVVLMATIGIGLSTLVIGTGFSWLTGMPFMIALVFGALVSPTDPVAVLGVLREADLPQSLETKIAGESLFNDGVGYVVFLVLVGLAFPSGDQHGGGGVLDVATLFVREAGGGALLGISLGWIVFRVMRLIDDYSLEVLLTLGLAFGGYELAVYLHVSAPIMAVCAGLLIGDVGAKHGMSEETRRYVDAFWKLIDEILNAVLFLMIGFEVFAVAFGADYLLAGAAAIGIALVGRLTAVAIPIFLLKPFRTFDTGVIRIMTWGGLKGGISVALALSLPASEWSPIILTATYMIVVFSIIVQGLTVAPLARRLTQQPDLL; encoded by the coding sequence ATGACGATCCTGCAAATCACATCGCTTCTGATCGTCTTGGCCGGGGTGTTCGGCGCGATCAACTACCTCGTTCTCAAGCTGCCATCGTCCATTGGGATCATGATCGTGGCGTTGGCCGCATCCTTCGGTCTGTTGGGCCTCGACGCGCTTGCGCCCGGCCTTGGCATCGCGGACGAAACGCGACGCATCGTAAAGGGCATCGATTTTTCGGACGCATTGCTGGAAGGGATGCTAGGCCTTTTGCTGTTTGCGGGCGCGCTGCATGTCAAGATGTCGGACCTGCGCGCGCAGTGGCTGCCCGTCGTGCTGATGGCGACGATCGGCATCGGCCTCAGCACATTGGTCATCGGGACCGGGTTCAGCTGGCTGACAGGAATGCCGTTCATGATCGCGCTGGTTTTCGGCGCGCTGGTGTCACCGACGGATCCCGTGGCCGTCTTGGGTGTTTTGCGTGAAGCGGATCTGCCGCAGTCGTTGGAGACCAAGATCGCTGGCGAGTCGCTGTTCAATGACGGGGTCGGCTATGTTGTGTTTCTGGTGCTGGTCGGCCTTGCCTTTCCGTCGGGCGATCAGCATGGCGGCGGCGGCGTTCTGGACGTCGCCACGCTATTCGTGCGCGAGGCAGGTGGTGGCGCGCTGTTGGGCATATCGCTGGGATGGATTGTGTTTCGGGTCATGCGCCTGATCGACGATTATTCGCTGGAGGTGCTGCTGACCCTAGGCCTTGCCTTTGGTGGCTATGAACTGGCGGTTTACCTGCATGTCTCGGCCCCCATCATGGCGGTCTGCGCGGGCCTCTTGATCGGCGATGTCGGCGCCAAGCACGGGATGAGTGAAGAGACGCGCCGCTATGTCGACGCCTTTTGGAAGCTGATCGACGAGATCCTGAATGCGGTGCTGTTCCTGATGATCGGTTTTGAGGTCTTCGCGGTGGCCTTTGGTGCCGACTACCTGCTTGCGGGGGCAGCAGCGATCGGCATCGCGCTGGTCGGGCGGCTGACCGCCGTGGCGATCCCCATCTTCTTGCTCAAGCCCTTCCGCACCTTTGATACCGGCGTCATTCGCATCATGACCTGGGGTGGGCTCAAGGGCGGCATCTCGGTGGCGCTGGCGCTTAGCCTACCTGCCAGCGAGTGGAGCCCGATCATCCTGACAGCGACCTACATGATCGTCGTTTTCTCGATCATCGTGCAGGGGCTGACGGTCGCTCCGTTGGCGCGTCGCCTGACGCAGCAGCCCGATTTGCTGTAA
- a CDS encoding cystathionine gamma-synthase family protein, whose translation MTKSNFRRTHLGNHRLDPSTQMTAYGYDPALSEGAVKPPVFLTSTFAFRTAQEGADFFDVVAGRAPAPEGMGAGGLVYSRFNNPNVEIVEDRLALYDGAEAALLTASGMAAISAVALSYLRPGDAYVHYTPLYGGTETLFAKVLAEWDLRPAPFADGLAPEGLCAALESAATKGPVKMVYIETPANPTNAMIDLAMVRRTVDDWAKGADAPVPLIVCDNTMLGPVFQQPLEHGIDICVYSLTKYVGGHSDLVAGGVTGSKAALKPVRATRSAFGFQLDPHSAWMLSRSLETLGLRMERAAGSGSQVAKWLAENDTIPCDVLHPEHAEGRARELYDAQCSGPGSTFSFVVADDRALAFCILDNLEIFKLAVSLGGTESLVCHPASTTHSGVSAEARAQAGVTEGLIRMSVGLEHPDDLIADLTRAFAAAAQG comes from the coding sequence ATGACCAAATCCAATTTCCGCCGCACGCATCTGGGCAATCATCGACTTGATCCATCGACGCAGATGACGGCCTATGGCTATGATCCGGCCCTGTCCGAAGGCGCGGTCAAGCCACCTGTATTCCTCACCTCGACCTTTGCGTTCCGCACAGCGCAGGAGGGCGCGGACTTCTTCGATGTGGTCGCGGGCCGCGCCCCGGCGCCCGAGGGAATGGGTGCGGGCGGACTGGTTTACAGCCGGTTCAACAACCCCAACGTGGAAATCGTCGAGGACCGCCTCGCCCTTTATGACGGGGCCGAGGCCGCGCTGCTGACGGCGTCGGGAATGGCGGCGATCAGCGCCGTCGCGCTGAGCTATCTGCGGCCCGGCGATGCGTATGTGCACTATACGCCTCTCTATGGCGGGACCGAAACGCTCTTTGCCAAGGTGTTGGCCGAATGGGATCTGCGCCCTGCGCCCTTTGCCGACGGGCTGGCACCAGAAGGTCTGTGCGCGGCGCTGGAGAGCGCCGCAACGAAAGGCCCGGTCAAGATGGTCTATATCGAAACACCCGCAAATCCGACAAATGCCATGATCGATCTGGCAATGGTGCGCCGGACAGTTGATGACTGGGCCAAAGGTGCGGACGCCCCTGTCCCTCTGATCGTCTGCGACAACACCATGTTGGGCCCCGTTTTTCAACAGCCGCTCGAGCATGGCATCGACATCTGCGTCTATTCGCTGACGAAGTATGTCGGCGGTCATTCCGATCTGGTTGCGGGCGGCGTCACAGGTTCCAAGGCGGCGCTGAAGCCGGTGCGCGCGACCAGATCGGCCTTTGGTTTCCAACTTGATCCGCATTCGGCATGGATGCTTTCGCGCTCGCTCGAAACGCTGGGGCTGCGGATGGAGCGCGCAGCAGGATCGGGCAGCCAAGTGGCCAAATGGCTGGCGGAGAACGACACCATCCCCTGCGACGTTCTGCATCCCGAACATGCCGAGGGCCGTGCGCGCGAACTCTATGATGCGCAGTGCAGCGGGCCGGGATCGACGTTCAGCTTTGTCGTCGCGGATGATCGGGCGCTGGCGTTCTGCATCCTCGACAACCTTGAGATTTTCAAGCTGGCCGTGTCGCTGGGCGGCACTGAATCGCTGGTCTGTCATCCCGCGTCGACGACCCATTCCGGCGTATCGGCCGAGGCACGCGCGCAGGCGGGCGTAACCGAGGGGTTGATCCGCATGTCTGTCGGGCTGGAGCATCCCGATGATCTGATCGCCGACCTCACCCGCGCCTTCGCGGCCGCCGCGCAGGGTTGA
- a CDS encoding response regulator: MQNIQLRAQKTAIQTPKFASILIVDDQRFDRARLRRMCEQLEFEVSISEVDTLESMGTALQLETYDLIFVDYHLPGGDGLQALHAIQFDPRNRNAATIMVTGDGQSEIAINAMKNGCSDFLMKDDLSNESVRRAMINALQKAGLNRDLETEEIMRGKVEIVLDCFAKECASEIKPMLFKMMRQIRVLQSARADEVKFATMIAQIKNSCDRLLDFMTDIEDHERKSFALSEVGEESLLPDGGVESGPALNKGKLFGRQSSRSI, from the coding sequence ATGCAGAACATTCAGTTAAGAGCTCAGAAAACCGCGATTCAGACACCGAAATTCGCGAGTATCCTGATCGTCGACGATCAGAGGTTTGATCGGGCCCGCCTACGGCGCATGTGCGAACAGCTAGAGTTTGAGGTTAGTATTTCCGAGGTGGATACTCTCGAATCTATGGGGACTGCGCTTCAGCTAGAGACCTATGATCTGATTTTTGTAGACTACCATTTGCCGGGAGGTGACGGACTTCAGGCGCTCCATGCCATCCAGTTTGACCCGCGTAATCGCAACGCCGCCACCATCATGGTCACTGGGGATGGCCAGTCCGAAATCGCCATCAACGCAATGAAGAACGGGTGCAGTGACTTCCTAATGAAGGATGATCTGTCAAATGAATCCGTCAGACGTGCCATGATAAACGCCCTTCAAAAAGCAGGCCTTAACCGCGATCTCGAAACCGAAGAGATAATGCGGGGCAAGGTCGAGATCGTTCTGGACTGTTTTGCCAAAGAATGTGCCAGCGAAATAAAGCCGATGCTTTTCAAAATGATGCGCCAGATTCGTGTTCTTCAATCTGCACGAGCGGATGAAGTGAAATTCGCTACGATGATTGCCCAGATAAAGAACTCTTGTGACCGCCTCTTGGACTTCATGACCGACATTGAAGACCATGAACGCAAGTCGTTTGCGTTGTCGGAGGTTGGCGAAGAATCTCTGCTTCCCGACGGTGGGGTCGAGAGCGGACCGGCCCTAAACAAGGGAAAGCTCTTTGGCCGTCAAAGTAGCCGCTCAATCTAA
- a CDS encoding MoxR family ATPase encodes MKFEGTDSYVATEDLTVAVNAAVTLQRPLLVKGEPGTGKTELARQIAAALDLPMIEWNVKSTTRAQQGLYEYDAVSRLRDSQLGDARVHDIANYIRPGKLWQAFDAPARVVLLIDEIDKADIEFPNDLLQELDRMEFHVYETGETIRAVHRPIVIITSNNEKELPDAFLRRCFFHYIRFPDMDTMRRIVEVHHPGIKDALLTAALTQFYEIRDQQGLKKKPSTSEVLDWLKLLLAEDLNAEDLKRGAAHALPRLHGALLKNEQDVHLFERLAFMARRGQ; translated from the coding sequence ATGAAATTCGAAGGCACCGACAGCTACGTCGCGACCGAGGACCTGACCGTCGCGGTCAATGCGGCCGTCACTTTGCAGCGCCCGCTGTTGGTCAAGGGCGAACCGGGTACAGGCAAGACCGAACTGGCCCGTCAGATCGCCGCCGCGCTCGATCTACCTATGATTGAGTGGAATGTGAAATCGACAACGCGCGCGCAGCAAGGCCTCTATGAATACGACGCCGTGTCACGCCTGCGTGACAGTCAGTTGGGCGATGCGCGCGTTCACGACATCGCCAACTACATCCGCCCGGGTAAGTTGTGGCAGGCCTTTGATGCGCCCGCCCGCGTGGTCCTGCTGATCGACGAAATCGACAAGGCCGATATCGAGTTTCCAAACGATCTGCTGCAGGAACTAGACAGGATGGAATTCCATGTCTACGAAACCGGCGAGACTATTCGCGCCGTGCATCGCCCGATCGTCATCATTACCTCGAACAACGAAAAAGAACTGCCCGATGCCTTCTTGCGCCGCTGCTTTTTCCACTACATCCGTTTTCCCGACATGGACACGATGCGGCGCATCGTCGAGGTACATCATCCCGGCATCAAGGATGCGCTGCTGACCGCGGCGCTGACGCAATTCTACGAAATCCGCGATCAGCAAGGGTTAAAGAAAAAACCGTCAACCTCCGAAGTGCTGGACTGGCTCAAGCTGCTGCTGGCCGAGGATCTGAACGCTGAGGACCTGAAGCGCGGCGCCGCCCATGCCCTGCCCCGCCTGCACGGCGCATTGCTCAAGAACGAGCAGGACGTGCATCTGTTCGAGCGTCTGGCCTTTATGGCGCGACGGGGTCAGTAA